From the genome of Methanobacterium formicicum, one region includes:
- the nrdD gene encoding anaerobic ribonucleoside-triphosphate reductase, producing MKDARIIAAIPTKAETCVVKNNGIFEKFSHEKILKSCFMAGAPLWAAEKIASQAAGAAYDGVTTKEIKMWVYDSLKRVDPEMADKYLRSNQLRVRTARDTIESFDKSKIEKTLIVETGASPELADKISTEVWKEVKKLDVEYLTAPMLREMVNTKLVENGLETLRRKYTRLGIPVYNITNLIKNGSRDNANMIHNPETVHKYVADEALKQYALLHMLPNELADAHLGGDIHIHDLEFFAGRPINCLQHDLRFFIRNGLKVDGTGDHTSVAGPPNHIETLMNHSGEIMLAAQQNMSGGQSMSLWNVFVAPFAHGLPYEKVKQAVQMFIYNLNMAYAARGSQVPFTSINLEFTVPEFLKEEPAYGPKGRLMGTYGDFEDETRMLQRAFTEVLLDGDSDGKPHLFPNTIYALRKEVLKDEFSEDLELVHELSSKYGTAYFTNMLPSYRGQMSNYMGCRTSLSDNWTGDWEQDCFRTGNLAYVTLNLPRMAYQSRDEEEIFEYLDSYLRLSEEILMLRREQAVSCLDDYNLLPFLSQDLNGERYYRVENSTMSFGFVGLNEMLQSFCGSGIEDPDSLKLGLKVIDYMNGRAQELKKDTGLRWTIIQTPAESTAYRFAMLDQEKFGKDAVTQGDVGAYYYTNSSHVPVDTSLNLAEKIRIEEQFHSRTLGGHIFHAFMGESHSDPEALMSLTDKIARKSDIGFWAYSSALSFCVKCKTLMKGLQDSCASCGEKKEVEWYDRITGYVQQVGRSKSASGGWNAGKMQELRDRRRF from the coding sequence ATGAAGGATGCCCGTATTATTGCTGCTATACCAACCAAGGCGGAAACATGTGTTGTGAAGAATAATGGGATATTTGAAAAGTTCAGTCATGAAAAAATTCTAAAATCTTGTTTCATGGCGGGAGCCCCCCTCTGGGCGGCTGAAAAAATCGCATCTCAGGCTGCAGGCGCGGCCTACGATGGGGTTACTACCAAAGAAATTAAGATGTGGGTCTATGATTCCCTCAAGAGGGTAGATCCAGAAATGGCTGACAAATATCTTAGAAGTAATCAGTTACGTGTTCGAACCGCACGGGATACCATCGAATCTTTCGACAAATCTAAAATCGAGAAAACACTGATTGTAGAAACCGGGGCCAGCCCGGAACTGGCGGATAAAATCTCCACAGAAGTTTGGAAAGAAGTTAAGAAGCTGGATGTAGAATACCTCACTGCCCCCATGCTCAGGGAGATGGTAAACACCAAGCTGGTTGAAAATGGCCTGGAAACTCTCCGACGAAAGTACACCAGACTGGGTATTCCGGTCTACAACATCACCAACCTCATTAAAAATGGCAGCCGGGACAACGCTAACATGATCCACAATCCGGAAACCGTCCACAAGTACGTGGCTGATGAGGCCCTTAAACAGTACGCACTTCTTCATATGCTCCCTAATGAACTGGCTGATGCCCATTTAGGTGGAGATATACACATACACGATTTGGAATTCTTTGCGGGAAGGCCTATAAACTGCCTGCAGCATGACTTACGATTCTTCATAAGAAACGGGCTTAAAGTTGATGGTACCGGAGACCACACTTCCGTGGCTGGACCACCAAACCATATTGAAACCCTGATGAACCACTCGGGAGAGATCATGTTGGCCGCCCAGCAGAACATGAGTGGTGGTCAGTCCATGAGTCTCTGGAATGTTTTCGTGGCCCCATTTGCTCACGGACTTCCTTACGAGAAGGTCAAGCAGGCGGTGCAGATGTTTATATATAACCTGAACATGGCCTACGCTGCCCGGGGAAGCCAGGTACCATTCACATCAATTAACCTGGAATTCACTGTACCTGAATTTTTAAAAGAAGAACCGGCCTACGGACCTAAAGGCCGTCTGATGGGAACCTACGGCGACTTTGAAGATGAAACCCGTATGTTGCAGAGGGCATTCACTGAAGTACTTCTGGATGGAGATTCAGATGGTAAACCCCACCTGTTCCCTAACACTATCTATGCCCTCCGGAAAGAGGTGCTGAAGGATGAATTCAGCGAGGATCTGGAACTGGTACATGAGTTATCCTCCAAGTATGGTACTGCCTACTTCACCAACATGCTACCCAGTTACCGGGGGCAGATGTCCAACTACATGGGCTGCCGAACGTCCCTTTCCGATAACTGGACTGGAGACTGGGAACAGGACTGTTTCCGTACGGGTAACTTGGCCTACGTGACCCTGAACCTGCCTAGAATGGCTTACCAGTCCCGGGATGAGGAAGAAATCTTCGAGTACCTGGACTCCTACCTCCGATTATCCGAAGAAATTCTAATGTTACGCCGGGAGCAGGCAGTGTCCTGTCTGGATGATTATAACTTGTTACCCTTCTTAAGTCAGGACCTCAATGGAGAACGTTACTACCGGGTGGAAAACTCCACCATGAGCTTCGGATTCGTGGGACTAAACGAGATGCTACAATCATTCTGCGGATCTGGAATCGAAGACCCAGATTCTCTTAAATTGGGTCTTAAAGTTATTGATTATATGAACGGAAGGGCACAGGAGCTTAAAAAAGATACTGGTCTTCGATGGACCATCATTCAAACTCCTGCCGAGTCCACAGCCTACAGATTCGCCATGTTGGACCAGGAGAAATTCGGTAAGGATGCCGTAACCCAGGGAGATGTGGGTGCTTATTACTACACCAACTCCTCCCACGTACCAGTGGACACCAGCCTGAACCTGGCTGAGAAGATACGTATTGAGGAACAGTTCCACAGCCGCACCCTGGGTGGACACATATTCCACGCCTTCATGGGAGAGTCACACAGTGACCCGGAAGCACTCATGAGTCTCACGGATAAAATAGCCCGCAAATCTGATATTGGTTTCTGGGCATACAGCAGTGCCCTCAGTTTCTGCGTGAAATGCAAAACCCTCATGAAAGGATTGCAAGATAGCTGTGCCTCCTGTGGAGAGAAAAAAGAAGTAGAATGGTACGACCGCATAACTGGATACGTACAACAAGTGGGTCGCTCCAAATCTGCTAGTGGAGGCTGGAATGCGGGTAAAATGCAGGAATTAAGGGATAGAAGACGGTTTTAA
- a CDS encoding formate--phosphoribosylaminoimidazolecarboxamide ligase has translation MSKIDRQEILDVLDGYDREDITIATLGSHSSLHMFQGAKAEGFRTAVVCEKGREVPYKRFNVADEYIMVDKFSDIVTDEVQDKLRDLNSIVFPHGSFVAYAGLDNIETIFNVPMFGNRDILRWEAERDLERKLMTESGVRIPKKITNPSKINGTVMVKFPGARGGRGYFVANSTEEFDQKIEAMLERKWIEEKDIKNAHMEEYVLGCNYCIHYFFSGLKDEVELLGIDSRYESTIDGLVRVPARDQLDIGANASYVVTGNHPVVLRESLLPQAFDIGDKITEGAKELVPPGFNGPFCMQTLVNDDLEIVVFEMSARSDGGTNTFMNGSAYSYLYYGEPLSMGRRMALEIKKGIADNRLEEIIT, from the coding sequence ATGAGTAAGATAGACCGGCAGGAAATTCTGGATGTTTTGGATGGGTACGATAGGGAAGACATAACTATTGCCACTTTAGGCAGTCATTCATCCCTGCATATGTTCCAGGGAGCAAAAGCAGAGGGGTTCAGGACGGCAGTGGTTTGTGAAAAAGGAAGGGAAGTCCCTTATAAAAGATTTAATGTTGCTGATGAATACATCATGGTTGACAAATTTAGTGACATAGTTACTGATGAAGTCCAGGACAAGTTAAGAGATTTAAACAGCATAGTATTCCCCCACGGGTCATTTGTGGCTTACGCTGGGCTGGATAATATTGAAACTATTTTTAACGTCCCTATGTTTGGTAACAGGGACATATTACGATGGGAAGCTGAAAGAGACCTTGAAAGAAAATTAATGACTGAATCAGGCGTGAGAATTCCTAAAAAAATCACCAATCCTTCAAAAATCAATGGTACCGTCATGGTCAAATTCCCAGGGGCAAGGGGAGGAAGAGGATACTTCGTTGCCAACTCAACTGAAGAATTCGACCAGAAGATTGAGGCAATGTTGGAGAGAAAATGGATTGAAGAAAAGGATATAAAAAATGCACACATGGAAGAATACGTATTAGGGTGTAATTATTGTATTCATTACTTCTTCTCAGGATTAAAGGATGAAGTAGAGCTCTTAGGAATTGACAGTAGATATGAATCCACCATTGATGGTTTAGTGAGAGTACCTGCGAGAGACCAGCTAGACATCGGAGCAAATGCTTCATATGTTGTAACCGGTAATCACCCCGTAGTTTTAAGAGAATCACTACTTCCACAAGCATTTGACATAGGAGACAAAATCACAGAAGGTGCTAAAGAACTTGTACCCCCAGGATTTAATGGTCCGTTCTGTATGCAGACTCTGGTTAACGATGACCTGGAAATAGTAGTATTTGAGATGAGTGCCCGTTCCGACGGTGGAACCAACACCTTTATGAATGGATCTGCCTACAGCTATCTCTATTATGGAGAACCATTAAGTATGGGTCGCAGAATGGCCTTAGAAATCAAAAAAGGTATCGCTGATAACCGGTTGGAAGAGATCATAACTTAG
- a CDS encoding nucleoside deaminase — protein sequence MKNDSYFMAQAIAEAQKSLNEGGIPIGAVLVVDGEVVGRGHNRLLQAESAILHGEMDCIESAGRLRGADYQKSTLYTTLSPCTMCSGAIMLYNIHRVVIGENTTLIGPEELLRESGVEVEILGVAECRELLERYIEENPDIWEAELERVGYSTD from the coding sequence ATGAAAAATGATTCCTATTTCATGGCCCAGGCAATTGCTGAGGCCCAAAAAAGCCTTAATGAAGGTGGGATCCCCATAGGGGCAGTTTTAGTGGTTGATGGCGAAGTGGTGGGGCGGGGTCATAACCGGTTACTCCAGGCTGAATCTGCAATCCTCCACGGTGAAATGGACTGTATTGAAAGTGCAGGTCGTCTTCGGGGAGCAGATTATCAGAAATCCACTCTTTACACGACTTTATCTCCATGTACCATGTGTTCTGGGGCAATAATGTTGTACAACATTCATCGAGTGGTTATTGGAGAAAATACCACCTTGATTGGGCCTGAAGAATTGTTAAGGGAAAGTGGTGTGGAAGTTGAGATCCTGGGTGTGGCCGAATGCCGTGAACTCCTGGAACGTTATATTGAAGAAAATCCTGATATATGGGAGGCTGAATTGGAAAGAGTAGGTTATTCCACAGATTAA
- the lysS gene encoding lysine--tRNA ligase, which yields MKHWTERIASDLSNWDVEKHVVASGTSISGSIHIGNSCDVFIANAVGKALQKLGEDSQTIWIADDHDPLRKVPYPLPESYEKYLGVPYSQIPCPEGCCQNFVEHFEKPFLETLPIFGIELETYSGFKMYQDGIYNDYIKKSLERAPRIREIFNQYREHPLADDWLPYNPICSECGRVNTTTAYDYQGDTLYYRCQCGHEGEMNIKSGNGKLTWRVEWAARWKIFGVTCEPFGKDHAASGGSYDVSKVVSQEIFDYRAPYPVPYEWITLKGDAMSKSKGVFFTPGQWLEIGAPETLNYFLFRSKPLKHKDFDPGMPFLDFIDQYDRVERIYYDVEEAASEKESEKLKKIYQASQINPVESMPFQTSYRFLTVARQITDDPEKIFAILKRNSQLSADIQGKEYANLDPEAKAQLGSRLENVQNWLEKYAPEFVKFSVQETMPSVQLNETQDVFLLQVADLLEKKDYTSSQEFHDEMYNLLNELGLKPQKAFQAIYKMIIGKKQGPRAASFVLSLDKDFVIKRFRKEA from the coding sequence TTGAAACACTGGACTGAACGAATTGCATCTGATCTAAGTAACTGGGACGTTGAAAAACACGTTGTTGCCAGTGGAACCTCTATTTCCGGTTCTATACATATTGGAAATTCCTGTGACGTTTTTATAGCCAATGCCGTTGGTAAAGCCCTCCAGAAACTGGGGGAAGATTCCCAGACCATCTGGATCGCCGATGACCACGACCCCCTGAGGAAGGTGCCTTACCCACTTCCTGAATCATACGAGAAATACCTGGGTGTTCCTTACTCCCAGATCCCCTGTCCTGAGGGTTGTTGCCAGAACTTCGTGGAACACTTTGAGAAACCATTCCTGGAAACTCTGCCCATATTTGGGATAGAACTTGAAACCTATTCCGGTTTTAAAATGTACCAGGACGGAATTTACAACGATTACATTAAAAAATCACTGGAAAGAGCCCCCCGGATCCGGGAAATATTCAACCAGTACCGTGAACACCCCCTGGCTGATGACTGGTTACCCTACAACCCCATCTGCAGTGAATGTGGACGGGTGAACACCACCACTGCCTACGATTATCAGGGAGACACCCTTTACTACCGGTGCCAGTGCGGTCATGAAGGCGAAATGAACATCAAATCAGGTAACGGGAAGCTCACCTGGCGTGTGGAATGGGCAGCCCGGTGGAAGATCTTCGGTGTGACCTGCGAACCATTTGGAAAGGACCACGCTGCCAGTGGAGGATCCTACGATGTGAGTAAAGTTGTATCCCAGGAGATATTCGACTACCGAGCACCTTACCCTGTCCCCTATGAATGGATCACCCTCAAAGGCGATGCCATGAGCAAATCCAAAGGTGTTTTCTTCACCCCCGGACAGTGGCTGGAAATAGGAGCCCCAGAAACCCTAAATTACTTCTTATTCCGCAGTAAACCCCTAAAACATAAGGATTTCGACCCGGGAATGCCATTTTTAGACTTCATTGACCAGTACGACCGGGTGGAGAGGATCTACTACGATGTGGAAGAAGCAGCCTCCGAGAAGGAAAGTGAAAAACTCAAGAAAATCTACCAGGCCTCCCAGATCAACCCGGTAGAATCCATGCCCTTCCAGACATCCTACCGTTTCCTTACTGTAGCCCGGCAGATAACCGATGACCCTGAGAAGATCTTCGCCATACTTAAACGAAACTCCCAGCTGAGTGCAGACATACAGGGAAAAGAATATGCCAACCTAGATCCCGAAGCCAAGGCCCAACTGGGATCACGTCTAGAAAATGTGCAGAACTGGCTGGAAAAGTACGCTCCGGAATTTGTTAAATTCAGTGTACAGGAAACAATGCCCTCTGTTCAGTTAAACGAAACACAAGATGTATTCCTGCTTCAAGTGGCAGACCTCCTGGAGAAAAAGGATTACACTTCTTCCCAGGAATTCCACGATGAAATGTACAATTTACTGAATGAACTGGGACTAAAACCACAGAAGGCATTCCAGGCCATTTACAAAATGATTATTGGTAAAAAACAGGGCCCCCGAGCTGCTTCATTTGTTCTGTCACTGGATAAAGATTTTGTTATAAAAAGATTCCGGAAAGAGGCTTAA
- a CDS encoding CBS domain-containing protein → MLTTVQKEILQVLIDLYSKSNYMPIKGENIAAIMKRNPGTIRNQMQSLRSMGIVKGVPGPRGGYKPTIDAYHALNLSAADEEENVPLFKKDKLVENITVAKIEFTSLPQPGFCEATIKVMGDIKQLDLGDKIRVGPSPVNKLVVNGIIVGRDDMDGILLVDVSDIRSIPHKSVLEIAGQDLITLEPDMNIKEAAWILSNNGIDGAPVLENDEVIGILTLIDITKAIANEEKDLKITNLMSKYIITVKQDVMIAEAIQIMNKNKIGRLIVTDENDKPVGILTKTDILNQIAGLKYLTS, encoded by the coding sequence ATGCTCACAACCGTCCAAAAAGAAATATTACAGGTTTTAATTGATTTATACAGTAAATCAAATTATATGCCCATTAAAGGAGAAAATATAGCTGCTATTATGAAACGGAACCCGGGAACAATAAGAAACCAGATGCAATCCCTAAGAAGTATGGGAATTGTTAAAGGAGTTCCAGGCCCCCGAGGAGGATATAAACCAACCATAGATGCTTATCATGCATTGAATCTAAGTGCTGCTGATGAAGAAGAAAATGTACCCCTGTTTAAAAAGGATAAACTGGTGGAAAACATAACTGTAGCCAAAATAGAATTCACCAGCCTTCCCCAGCCCGGATTTTGCGAGGCAACTATTAAGGTCATGGGTGATATTAAACAGCTTGATCTCGGAGATAAAATCAGAGTAGGGCCCAGTCCCGTAAACAAGCTGGTGGTGAATGGTATCATTGTGGGAAGGGACGATATGGATGGTATACTGTTGGTGGATGTTAGTGACATACGGAGCATTCCCCATAAATCCGTGCTGGAAATTGCCGGCCAGGACCTCATAACTCTGGAACCGGATATGAATATAAAAGAAGCAGCATGGATTTTATCCAATAATGGGATAGATGGTGCCCCGGTACTTGAAAATGATGAGGTTATTGGGATATTAACCCTTATTGACATTACCAAAGCCATTGCCAACGAAGAAAAGGATCTTAAGATCACTAACCTGATGTCCAAATACATAATAACGGTTAAACAAGACGTGATGATAGCTGAAGCCATTCAAATCATGAATAAAAACAAAATCGGACGTCTTATTGTTACCGATGAAAATGACAAACCCGTGGGCATCCTAACCAAAACTGATATTTTAAATCAGATAGCGGGTTTGAAGTATTTAACTTCTTAA
- a CDS encoding beta-class carbonic anhydrase — translation MMLDEVLKANKEFVEEFEPKKMSHMPQKKLAIVTCMDTRLTCFLEPAIGIGRGDAKIIKNAGNAAVDRDVIRSVAAAIHALGVEEVMVIGHYDCGMANVDPEKLEANMKARGVDEKALSDVDLKDWIGAIDGEEENVREVVEKLKESPFIPEDVPIHGLIIDLYDGKLKVLVEG, via the coding sequence ATGATGCTTGATGAGGTATTAAAAGCTAATAAAGAGTTCGTTGAAGAATTTGAACCTAAAAAAATGAGTCACATGCCCCAGAAGAAACTGGCCATAGTGACTTGTATGGATACCCGGCTCACCTGTTTTTTAGAACCAGCCATTGGAATTGGGCGGGGAGACGCCAAAATAATCAAAAATGCAGGTAATGCTGCTGTGGACCGAGATGTGATTCGATCGGTGGCCGCGGCAATTCACGCCCTGGGTGTGGAAGAGGTCATGGTAATCGGACACTACGATTGTGGGATGGCCAATGTTGACCCGGAAAAACTGGAAGCTAACATGAAGGCCCGAGGTGTGGATGAAAAAGCACTTTCTGATGTTGATCTCAAAGATTGGATAGGGGCAATTGATGGTGAAGAAGAGAATGTAAGGGAAGTAGTGGAAAAATTGAAAGAATCGCCATTTATTCCTGAAGATGTACCTATTCATGGCCTTATAATTGACCTTTATGATGGTAAATTGAAAGTGTTGGTTGAGGGCTAA
- a CDS encoding UGSC family (seleno)protein codes for MRVKLTEKDVLNPLGKVEGKNLTLNPLPYDFDNVSLVDNTKPGAHTILKVLSESLGNRELMWVNKPAGAPATDQQIKKAASTDLAILALGDCGSCTSWVVLDAIRLEERGIPTISLCSDHFAPFARELAQSHGLADLRILEVEHPIAGLSRDEVEEKAREIVPSFLYLLQIP; via the coding sequence TTGAGGGTAAAACTCACAGAAAAAGACGTTCTCAACCCCTTAGGAAAAGTTGAGGGGAAAAATCTTACCTTAAATCCATTGCCCTACGATTTTGATAATGTTTCCCTGGTGGATAACACCAAACCCGGGGCCCATACCATACTGAAGGTTCTATCAGAATCACTGGGAAATCGGGAGCTTATGTGGGTAAATAAACCTGCAGGTGCACCAGCCACAGATCAGCAGATTAAAAAGGCAGCCTCGACAGATCTAGCTATTCTGGCTCTGGGGGACTGTGGTTCCTGCACCAGTTGGGTGGTGTTAGATGCCATACGCCTGGAAGAAAGGGGAATTCCCACTATTTCCCTCTGTTCCGACCATTTCGCACCCTTTGCCCGGGAACTGGCCCAATCCCATGGACTGGCTGATCTTAGAATTTTAGAAGTTGAACATCCCATTGCCGGACTGTCCCGGGATGAAGTGGAAGAAAAAGCTCGGGAAATAGTTCCCTCCTTTTTATATTTATTACAAATACCTTAA
- a CDS encoding M20 metallopeptidase family protein, which produces MTSEDFYKAIDQLASDFELSQIEIFRWLHQHPELAYQEFETSQYIREHLEKLPGLEIKSIAKTGIKAILYGEKSGPNVAIRADIDALPMKEETGLDYASTIKTDYNGQETGVAHSCGHDASTAAALGTATVLTHLSSELPGNVIFLFQPAEEGAPTGSDGGALRMIAEGALKDPGVQAIFGFHANSTCYPGQVMIREGPTHASQDSIFIRIWGEQAHGSQPWSGKDPIVAGASLITSLQTLISREVDLQKGAAVITVGYFWGGIKVNIIPEGSEMGLTVRSLDKSNREILITRIKELAELKAEMHGCQAEVIYGQHYPLNINNVQLYDTMLPTVERVAKAKNVLYYLASTKSEDFSHFSQEVPGLYMYYGTAPCDQPLSEAKPTHHPEFRVAEQALKFATRLECNLLYDCLKNLE; this is translated from the coding sequence ATGACTTCTGAGGATTTTTACAAGGCTATAGATCAACTGGCCAGTGATTTTGAACTTTCCCAAATTGAAATCTTTAGATGGCTACACCAGCACCCCGAACTGGCTTATCAGGAATTTGAAACCAGCCAGTACATTCGGGAGCACCTGGAAAAACTCCCGGGATTGGAAATTAAATCCATAGCCAAGACTGGTATTAAAGCCATTCTTTACGGGGAAAAATCAGGGCCTAATGTAGCTATTCGGGCCGATATTGACGCACTTCCCATGAAGGAAGAAACAGGCCTTGACTATGCTTCGACTATAAAAACGGATTATAATGGTCAGGAAACAGGGGTGGCTCATTCTTGTGGTCATGATGCATCTACTGCTGCTGCTCTGGGCACGGCTACAGTTTTAACCCATTTAAGCTCGGAATTACCGGGTAATGTGATTTTCCTGTTTCAACCAGCTGAAGAAGGTGCTCCCACTGGTTCTGATGGCGGAGCACTGCGAATGATTGCTGAAGGTGCTTTGAAAGACCCGGGAGTCCAGGCTATATTCGGCTTTCATGCCAACAGCACCTGTTATCCGGGTCAGGTCATGATTCGGGAAGGACCCACTCATGCCAGCCAGGACAGCATATTTATACGTATATGGGGAGAACAGGCGCACGGATCACAGCCGTGGAGTGGGAAAGACCCTATTGTTGCTGGTGCATCCCTTATAACTTCTCTGCAGACTCTTATCAGCCGGGAAGTGGACCTGCAGAAAGGGGCTGCAGTTATCACGGTTGGTTACTTTTGGGGTGGAATCAAGGTTAATATCATCCCCGAAGGATCAGAAATGGGGTTAACTGTGCGTTCTCTGGACAAAAGTAATAGGGAAATACTTATAACTCGTATTAAGGAGTTAGCAGAATTAAAAGCGGAAATGCATGGTTGTCAGGCGGAAGTTATCTACGGGCAACATTATCCTCTGAATATAAACAACGTTCAACTGTATGATACAATGCTCCCCACAGTAGAAAGAGTTGCCAAGGCAAAAAACGTACTGTATTACCTTGCATCAACCAAATCAGAAGATTTTTCTCATTTTTCACAGGAAGTTCCTGGTTTATATATGTATTATGGTACTGCTCCTTGTGACCAGCCGCTTTCTGAAGCTAAACCTACTCACCATCCTGAATTCAGAGTGGCGGAACAGGCTTTAAAGTTTGCCACCCGTTTGGAATGCAATCTCCTTTACGACTGTTTGAAGAATCTCGAATAA